The proteins below are encoded in one region of Fibrella aestuarina BUZ 2:
- a CDS encoding ROK family protein — protein MKTLAIGIDIGGTRTKIGLVDLASGVVDAMLVTPTETKNGEQFLQRIGTAISQLKDKAIAELTQLAGVGIGVPGFVFANGVVDSTYGFLEFMEDYPLASYIQERHGLPCLLDNDARVVALGEATFGQGERFSRVLVLTLGTGLGLGLTVDGRLDGPLPYAHMGGHLTITTNDTVCYCGKTGCLESLVSSAGLLRIANRLGWSPEQAGLPPTAETIFNQKKAGNPLAGAIVDEYIGYLQTGIDNYVNLYAPDIIVLGGGMAKGLTGETDRLHNARLLSPYKAYKTRVTISDLEEKAGIVGSALLFKPERLAPLPNES, from the coding sequence TTGAAAACACTGGCGATCGGTATAGACATTGGGGGCACCCGGACAAAAATCGGGCTGGTCGACCTGGCCAGCGGTGTGGTCGACGCCATGCTCGTTACGCCCACCGAAACCAAAAACGGGGAGCAGTTTCTGCAACGGATCGGTACTGCCATCAGCCAGCTCAAAGACAAAGCCATTGCCGAACTTACCCAACTGGCGGGGGTGGGCATCGGTGTGCCGGGCTTTGTGTTTGCCAACGGTGTCGTAGACTCCACGTACGGCTTTCTCGAATTCATGGAGGATTATCCGCTAGCCAGCTATATTCAGGAGCGACACGGGCTGCCCTGTTTGCTCGACAACGACGCCCGCGTGGTTGCACTGGGCGAGGCGACATTTGGCCAGGGGGAGAGGTTTAGCCGTGTTTTGGTCTTAACGCTGGGCACGGGCCTTGGGCTGGGTCTTACGGTCGATGGCAGGCTCGATGGTCCGCTGCCCTATGCTCACATGGGCGGCCACCTGACCATCACCACCAACGATACGGTTTGCTACTGTGGCAAAACGGGCTGTCTGGAGTCGCTGGTATCATCGGCCGGTCTGCTGCGTATCGCGAACCGGCTGGGCTGGTCGCCGGAGCAGGCGGGTTTGCCACCAACGGCCGAGACGATTTTCAACCAGAAAAAAGCGGGCAATCCTCTCGCTGGGGCCATTGTGGACGAGTACATCGGCTACCTGCAAACGGGGATCGACAACTACGTAAACCTATATGCCCCCGACATCATAGTGCTGGGAGGCGGCATGGCCAAGGGCCTTACGGGCGAAACCGACAGGCTGCACAACGCCCGTTTACTGAGCCCATACAAAGCGTATAAAACCCGCGTGACCATTTCTGACCTGGAAGAGAAGGCGGGCATTGTGGGCAGTGCCCTGCTGTTTAAACCCGAACGACTAGCCCCCTTACCCAATGAAAGCTAA
- a CDS encoding DMT family transporter has translation MKAKPDNWIVYSIAAAFFWGTWGVVAKLISDQVSPFTNHLLFSIGMLFTLPLILNKVKRTQPNRKGIIWGLVAGVLAVIGNVAVYQSFTAGGLAAIVIPVTNLYPLVTIGIALLVFKEKLNWINAIGILLAIPAVLLLSGESLLFDDPAAFFQTIGLNAGADRRWLLYALVALFFWGVFSAAQKETTNHISAEWSYVSFIVSSVGIALLFMAFGLVDLGLSAKTLGLGSLAGMLNGLGVLASFAAYSAEGKASKVTTIAGTLQPVFTIGLALVFLNEHLSLIESLGIGLAIVGALTLSYETPKPQPEPLENASMQ, from the coding sequence ATGAAAGCTAAACCTGACAACTGGATTGTCTATTCAATAGCGGCAGCGTTTTTCTGGGGAACCTGGGGCGTGGTGGCCAAGCTTATTTCCGATCAGGTCAGCCCGTTTACCAATCACCTGCTGTTTAGCATCGGTATGCTGTTTACGCTGCCACTGATTCTTAACAAGGTCAAACGTACCCAGCCCAACCGGAAAGGGATCATTTGGGGACTGGTGGCAGGTGTGCTCGCTGTGATTGGCAATGTGGCGGTTTACCAGTCGTTTACGGCGGGCGGTTTAGCTGCCATTGTCATCCCCGTTACAAACCTCTACCCCCTGGTCACGATCGGCATCGCCCTGCTGGTGTTCAAGGAAAAACTGAACTGGATCAACGCAATCGGTATCCTGCTGGCCATTCCTGCGGTGCTGTTGCTATCGGGCGAATCGCTGCTGTTCGATGACCCGGCGGCCTTCTTCCAAACCATCGGCCTCAATGCCGGAGCCGACCGTCGGTGGCTGCTCTATGCACTCGTTGCCCTATTTTTCTGGGGCGTGTTCAGCGCCGCCCAGAAAGAAACGACCAATCATATCTCGGCCGAATGGTCGTACGTCAGCTTCATCGTCTCGTCGGTGGGTATTGCGCTGCTGTTCATGGCGTTTGGCCTCGTCGATCTCGGGCTGTCGGCTAAAACGCTGGGCCTCGGTTCGCTGGCGGGTATGCTCAATGGGCTGGGCGTTTTGGCTAGTTTTGCCGCCTACAGCGCTGAAGGAAAAGCCTCGAAAGTAACCACTATTGCCGGTACCCTTCAGCCCGTTTTTACCATTGGACTGGCCCTTGTTTTTCTGAATGAGCACCTGTCGCTCATCGAGTCGCTGGGCATTGGGCTGGCCATAGTGGGTGCCCTGACGCTATCGTACGAGACGCCTAAACCACAGCCCGAACCCCTTGAAAACGCATCAATGCAATAG
- a CDS encoding SIS domain-containing protein yields MNPVLNEILEIPARAIDALNTPVDALPLHVTYLGMGSSYFAPLAFKYIGVPINPELASEYYYYLAKGKKVPLAVLLSQSGRSSEVLWCRELFEQYVAVSNYTDSDLCTAPNVARVVPIGAGDEHYSSSKTYVNTLLTLFKGFGFDPQSAVALLADRFEQYRQQGQQLADQLLAVRNQYPIHGMYVTGSGPNIGTAYEAALILSESTKLNFHGLPMAQYDHGPKETAQNSIVIQILTKGPAYERTRRLSETIAKAGAHVFTVETDVEEPFSVLHTIVPFNFAAYYMAEKLGIGETFVVGGKVTEAD; encoded by the coding sequence ATGAACCCTGTACTGAACGAAATTTTAGAGATACCCGCCCGCGCCATCGACGCGTTGAACACGCCGGTTGACGCCTTGCCGCTGCACGTAACGTACCTGGGCATGGGCTCGTCGTACTTCGCGCCGCTGGCCTTCAAGTACATAGGCGTGCCCATCAACCCGGAGCTAGCCTCGGAGTACTATTATTATCTGGCGAAGGGTAAAAAAGTGCCGCTGGCCGTGCTGCTGTCGCAGTCGGGGCGCAGCAGTGAGGTGCTGTGGTGCCGCGAGCTGTTCGAGCAGTATGTGGCAGTGTCCAACTACACTGACAGCGACCTGTGTACAGCCCCCAACGTAGCGCGTGTCGTGCCTATTGGGGCGGGCGACGAGCATTATTCCTCCTCAAAAACCTACGTAAACACGCTCTTGACCCTGTTTAAAGGGTTTGGTTTTGACCCCCAATCAGCGGTGGCGTTGCTGGCCGACCGGTTTGAGCAGTACCGGCAGCAGGGCCAACAGCTCGCCGATCAGCTACTGGCCGTGCGCAATCAGTACCCCATTCACGGCATGTACGTGACGGGCAGCGGGCCCAACATCGGTACGGCCTACGAGGCGGCGCTGATCTTGAGCGAAAGCACGAAGCTGAATTTTCACGGCCTGCCCATGGCGCAGTACGACCACGGCCCCAAAGAAACCGCCCAGAACAGTATCGTCATCCAGATCCTGACGAAAGGACCGGCTTACGAACGTACCCGGCGCCTGTCGGAGACGATCGCGAAAGCGGGGGCGCATGTATTTACGGTCGAGACCGACGTTGAGGAGCCCTTTTCGGTCCTGCATACCATCGTGCCGTTCAACTTCGCGGCTTACTACATGGCCGAAAAACTGGGCATCGGCGAAACATTTGTGGTCGGCGGTAAAGTCACGGAAGCCGACTAA
- a CDS encoding GntR family transcriptional regulator, which translates to MADQPNRIPQYQHLYEALRQDIIRGVFKAGDLLPSESVLQQQYRLTQPTIRQALSLLVQEGYIKKHQGKGSIVQSIPIGLGVMSLKTHTVQADDKSAAPDDLPADLITTTILAKPTLCPFPDDMLFFPAGEQPDTTYYCLERLRSVDGTPVFSEKLILPNRYVPNLARQRMENRSFFDLLRTKYGLVVTGGEQKIQALPASLAIAERLQVAPGSPVLRLEKRVDTNKSDFSFFSLLFARTDQFLLQGRF; encoded by the coding sequence ATGGCTGACCAACCGAATCGCATTCCCCAATACCAGCATCTGTATGAAGCGCTCCGGCAGGATATTATCCGGGGCGTGTTCAAAGCGGGAGATTTATTGCCTTCCGAAAGTGTGCTTCAGCAACAGTACCGACTGACGCAACCGACGATTCGGCAGGCGCTGTCGCTGCTGGTGCAGGAGGGCTACATCAAAAAACATCAGGGGAAAGGAAGCATAGTGCAGTCGATTCCGATTGGGCTGGGCGTCATGTCGTTGAAAACGCATACGGTGCAGGCCGATGACAAATCCGCAGCACCCGATGACCTGCCAGCCGACCTGATCACAACGACGATCCTGGCCAAACCCACGCTTTGTCCGTTTCCAGACGATATGCTGTTTTTTCCTGCCGGTGAACAGCCCGACACAACCTACTATTGTCTGGAACGGTTGCGGTCGGTTGATGGCACGCCAGTCTTTTCTGAAAAGCTGATCCTGCCGAATCGGTACGTACCCAATCTGGCCCGTCAACGGATGGAGAACCGTTCGTTTTTTGACCTGCTGCGGACAAAATACGGACTCGTCGTTACGGGCGGCGAGCAGAAAATTCAGGCGCTTCCTGCCAGCCTGGCTATAGCCGAGCGACTACAGGTGGCCCCCGGTAGCCCGGTCCTACGGCTCGAAAAACGGGTCGATACCAACAAGAGCGATTTCAGCTTTTTCTCGCTCCTCTTCGCCCGTACCGACCAATTTCTGTTGCAGGGGCGCTTTTGA